TTGCGGTTTCACCCGTCGGTTAATCTGGGTATCCTTAAGTTCCTGGCCTTTGAGCAGGTATTCAAAAATGCGTTGACCACCTTGCCCATGGGTGGCGGTAAAGGCGGTTCGGATTTTGATCCTAAGGGCAAGTCGGATAACGAAGTGATGCGTTTTTGCCACGCTTTTATGAGTGAATTGTTCCGCCACATCGGACCCGATACGGATGTGCCCGCCGGAGACATCGGCGTCGGTGCCAGAGAGATTGGCTATCTTTTCGGAATGTACAAAAAATTACGCAATGAGTTTACCGGTGTCTTAACCGGTAAAGGACTTAATTGGGGCGGTAGTCTGATCCGTCCTGAAGCCACCGGATACGGTTCGGTCTATTTTGCGGCAGAAATGATTGCCACGCGCAATGAGACCCTCAAGGACAAAACGTGTCTGGTTTCCGGCTCCGGTAACGTAGCTCAATACACCACTGAAAAATTAATCGAGCTGGGGGCCAAGGTGGTGACCCTGTCTGATTCCTCCGGTTACATTTACGACGAAAGCGGCATTGATGCCAAAAAGCTGGAATTTGTAATGATGCTTAAAAATGTTCGCAGAGGGCGCATAAAAGAATACGCCGAAAAATACTCAGAGGCAGTTTACGCTCCTGTTGATCAGGCTGCAGATCATAATCCGCTCTGGAATCATAAGGCCGATTGTGCCTTTCCGAGCGCCACGCAAAATGAGATCAATGCCAAAGATGCTCAGAATATGATCAATAACGGTGTTGTGCTGATAAGTGAAGGCGCCAACATGCCCACCGAGCCTGATGGGGTCGATATCTTCTTGCAGGAGAAGCTGCTATACGGGCCCGGTAAAGCTGCCAACGCCGGTGGCGTGTCGGTTTCGGGGCTTGAAATGACCCAGAATAGCATGCGTTTAAACTGGACCCGTGAAGAAGTCGATGATCGGCTGAAGATGATCATGAAAAGTATCCATCAAACGTCACTGGAAGCAGCCGAACAATACGGCACCCCCGGAAATTATGTCAACGGCGCCAATATTGCAGGATTTGTTAAGGTTGTTGACGCCATGCTCGATCAAGGCTTAGTTTAATTTTCAAACCCTAAATGGCTCTTTTTCCGCTCGTAAATCTATTTAAATTGGTGATTTTTTAAACCACAGAGAGCACAGAGAACACAGAGATAAATTTGAGCCGATAGCTTATAGATCGTAGGCTGGAAAGCTGAAAAATTATTCACCGCAAAGGCGCAGAGAACGCAAAGAGTTTTAATCTTTTGCTTTGCAGGGAGACCCGCCCGCCTCGCCTTGCTCGCATGGCGGGCGTGGTACCTGCAAAGCAAAAACAATCTGCCCTGGCGGGTACTTAGTAAGTTCAGGTTAGGAGTATTGTACATAGATCACTAATGATTTTACTTCAAAATAGCAGTGGCTTTAATGCTTGGAAGCGAGGAGACTAAAAAAGATTAGAATTTTGATCCGTGGCAGCTAGATGATGCATTAAATATGGAAAACATCGCACAGCGATTGAGTGTTTTTATCCAATCGGTATCTCCCGATTGGATAAAAGAAATAATCTCTCTGTGATCTCCGTGAACTCGAGCGCAGCGGGTGGTTAAAACATTCAACCGTTCAATTAGATCAGAGGATCGGCTATGTACTATCAGCTAAGAGCTATGAGCCGACAACTGACACTTACCGAAGCGTAATCAACAGCACACCGATCAGCACCAGAAAGATACCGAAGACGGTCTTACGGGTGATTTTTTCCATATCCTTGAAAAACAGGTAGCTCCACGCGAGCACCATCATCGGATGAAGGCTGGCCAGTGGAGCGACCACGATGGCTTCACCATGCGACAGCGCATAAAATATCGACAACCAGCCGGCTGTTAAAAATACCCCCGCCCCGCATAGATACAGGGTATTATTGCGGTTTAAAGAAATCTCGGCCCGCATGCGTTTAAACATCAGGCACAGCATGCCGTAAAAAGCCAGGGAGGTTGCAAATCCCACGGTTACCCCAAACAGTGGCTCGTCCAGAATATTTAAACCCATTTTGCGGATGACAATCGCCAATCCCACCAGAAATGCGGCCAGCACCGCAAATATCAAATCTTTTTTATGACGAATGGTTGATTTGCCGTTGGTTTGGATGTCTCTTTCAAAGATAATGATTCCGCTGATGATTAAAATGATCCCCAAGCTGAGAGCAACGGTTAATTTTTCCTTTAGAAACAAAGCGGCGATCAATGCAGTGAAGGCCGGCCCGGTAGAAAGGATGGACGATGACATTGACGGGCCAATACGATCGATGCTGATAAAGTAAAGCCAGCGTACCAGGGCCGGAGACAAGATGCCCGCCAGAATGAATAATGGAAAAGCTTTAGAATTTAAATGCTCGAATTGAACCTGAGGCAGTGAAATTGCCAATAAGGTCAGCGTTCCCACCAGGGTGACAACCAGCATGGCGGAGGTCGGGTTTGTCCGCTCGATGCCCTTTTTCATTACGATGGTGGTGCCGCTGATCAAAAGTGAGGAAAGCAGCGCCAAGGTTATGGCCATCAATCTACCTCTTTGATTTGCATGAAAATTAATACCCTAAGAAAGCAGTCATGTTTTAATAAAATTAGTCTTTTTACTAATTGCCATATAAAACTTTAATTAATAGGGTTTTGCACGAGTCAGAGGCTTTCATATGCAAGGCACTTCAGGGCGAAGCTATAGTCAGCTATGCTTCGCTCTGAATAATCCGCCTAAGGCGGACCGATGGGAGCCTCTGGCTCGCCCAACGGGTGAAAATTAATAAGATAAAATGATATCCATCCGATTTACCTTAAGGTTATTTATTATGGTGTTCTAAAATTTGTGCAATGTCTTTGTCGCGCTTTGTTACCAAACTCTTATTAATTTTTATGCAAAACCTAGTCGGTTTTGACAATCTTCTTATATGCCGTAAACGCCAGAACGCCGCCGGCCATTCCGCCGCCAGCCTGGATGAGGTTGGGAATGATTTCGGAAACAGCTCCCTGAAGACCGATATTGGGCATCAGGGCTTCAGCTATAAAGTAACTGGCGACCATGGCTGCGCCGCCCAGACCTATTAGGAACCAACGGCTAAAAGCTTGCCGGCCGGATGCCAGGGCGCACAGACCCCCTTCAAGGCCCTTGGCAACTAAGGTGATGGGTGCAAACAGACCGAAGCCGCCGATCACATCTGCCAGTGCCGAGCCGAAGCCGCCGGCGCCGGCGCCCCACCAAAAGCGTTTTCGCTGTGACAGGCTGCCCAGCACCAACCCGGAGAACACGACGGCAACATCGCCAAAGTTAAAATAGCCTCTGCTGGGCAGCGGGATCCGGATAAAAAGGGTGATCAGGGCCACCACAACGGTTAAGGCGACAAAGGCAATTCCTACATTTTTCATTTGTTGGCCTCATACAAGTGCTGATAGCGATTTTTCAGCAGGCGGTTGGAGTTCTCAATTTCTTCATAAAGATATAAATACAAGGCAATAATCAGACAGGCATATTTGCGTAAGGTAGACCTGACCCTTCCGCTGGATTGCAATTCTGCATAGGAATTCAGATACCAGGAAAACCGGCGCAATATCTTGTCGCCCTTTTGGAAGGCAGATTTCATGGTAATCAAGTTAATCCTTTTTTTCATTGATATCGGAAAGTTAAGGATGTCGAGGTAAGTAATCGTCGCGAGCATATTCTTTAAGAAAACCAGTGAGCTGGGGAATACAAAACATTTAATTAATGTGTCCTGCAGCCAATCGGTCCTACCCAACAGGTGTGTGAGATGAAAGATGACTCCAAAAAAAAGTAAACTCAGCACAAACGGAAAGCAGAACTTCAGCACCGACATCGTTTCGCGAAACGAAAAGCGTAGAATATGCCAGCCCATGACGATTACAAACACAACCAGTTGAATGGTAATGTTCTCATAATATGGGCCGAAAACAAATAACCAGAAAAATACACCTATCAGAGCCGCCACACTGCTTATCTTTATCATCGTCATTTTTATTCTTTTCTAACCCTCACGTTTTTGACATTCCCATCGAAATCAATGAGCTCAAACTGCACCTGGATTAATTCTAAACCCTTCGCAACTGATTCAATTTGCTGTAATGGCTGATGGGTAACGATGATGTAACTGTGGATAAATGACATACTCCAGTCGAAGATAAAACCAAAATCCGGAAAATATTTATCAAACTCATCCAGGATGAAAATGCGGGCGGACCGGCCTTGATGAACCCAGCGTTTCAATAGTTCATATTCATCGGTTTCAGAAACCTTATGTCCCTGGATCGAGAGAAAGGCTCTCAGGGTATAGAGCTGCGTTCGAATATCCTGGCCGATATACAAATAGTGGCAATCAGCATTTCTTAGGGCCGGAACGACCATTTTTTCCAGAAAAGATGTTTTGCCAAAGCCGTTGCCGCCCCTGAAATAATAGCAAGTGTTGCGGGTGTTAAAATCGAGATCATCCACCACATCAAAGTTCAATTTTCGATTTTGCAGCTTATATGTTTTTTTAGCGATCATCATGGTCTGCGAATATGTCGATCAGATGGCCATCTTTTTGCGTGAATACCTTTACCTCATGGCTGGCTCGCATCTTTTTAAATGTTTGCATTAATTTAACGCGATTGTCTTTGCTAATAGAATCCAGGATATTATTCAGCAAAAGCTGCAGCCCCATGGTTCCTCGGCTGCGAATCAGCGCCAGGGTCAGCAGGCAACCTAAGATGGCTTTTTGTCCGCCGGAGTAGGTCTCGAAATTTCTGTCGGCGTCTACTTCATATAAGCCAAATTCAGCGGCGTCCTGAATGATACGGTCGATTAAGGCTAAATCGTTTTTGCGCTGTAGCAGCCAAACTTCCTCGCGGATCGAGGACGAGACAAACAGATGATTGAATTCCATGATTAGGCATTCATCGCCGTATCTATTCAATATTGCGTCTAAATTATAGATTGCCATAAAGTTCCTTTAACGTTGTTCACAACGACATGCATTCTTTCCCATCCGTTTGCCACAATGGCGCGATTAAAATGCATACGATCAGTCGGCGGACCACAGAATTTTTTTCACATCTACTGTCTTTTCAATTAATCCATACTTGACAGCAAAATCGGCAAACACCTGCCATCGTTGTGGGTCCAGATCCTGGTGATGGGCATAATACGGCATTGTCAGCTTGAAGGCATCGAATTCCGTTTTACGGTCTGCTTCAGGCACCTCCTCAAAATAATATTTCAAGGCAGATGCCGGATTTTTACGAACATAGGTGATAGCGCGATCGATGCTGTTTTTAAATGCCACAAGCGCAGCATGATGTTTCCTCATCGTTTTGAGACTGGTCACAAAAATTAATTCATCATAGTCGGGTATTCCCCACTTTTCCAGTTCGAAATAGCCAACCGTATAACCTCTGTGGCTCATTGAAACGGTTTCATAGGTTTTAAATGGTCCCATGACCGCGTCCACTTTTTTCGCGGTTAATGATTGAACAATGGAAAAACCAACATTTACGGCCGTATAGTGTTCGATATCGTTCAATTTGGCAAATGCCGCTAAAAGAATATCCATAAGACCCGGAACGGTATATCCGATCTTTTTGCCTTCCAAATCTTTGGGAACCTTTATGCCGCTGTCTTTCATAAACAATACCGTTGTCAGCGGATGTTCTATCAGACGCCCAAATGCCACGATTTCAAGACCTCTGGCAGCAGCGATTATGGTCTGGGGTTGATAGGAAACGGCAATGTCTACATTGCCGGTTGCGGCAAGCTTGAGCGCATCTGCTGTTTCGGATGGACTGATGATTTTGATCTCTAACCCTTCCTGAGAAAAGTAGCCCTGGTGGTGGGCCACATAAATGGGCAAATGGTCAACATTCGGAAACCAATCGAGAATCAGTCTAAAGGTCTGAGCGGCATGCACGGCCGGAGCCATGGTTAAGAGAAAAAAACCCGACAAAATTATATGAAATATTATTTTCTTCATTTTTTTTCTCTCCTTATGTCCCTTGTTTCCACGTAATGATCCTTTTCTCCAGAAATCCGACAAATAACCACATGGTCACACCCATAGCTGATAGCCATAGAATAGCGGCAAAAACAAGGTCGACTCTGAGTCTGGCATTGGCCTGAATCATCAGATAACCGAGTCCCTGTTGAGCGCCAACCCATTCGCCGATAACCGCACCGATGGTGGCCACAGACACGCCCACTCTAAGTCCGGCAAAAAAATACGGTAGGGCCCATTTCCAGAACAACAGCCGCATCGTCTTCCAGAATCCGGCACCCATTAGCTGGAAAAGAATCCGATATTCATGATCACAGCTTTTAAATCCTTCCAACAGATTCACCGTAATCGGAAAAAAAATGATAATAGCCGCCATGAGCACCTTGCTGGTAATTCCGTAGCCCAGCCATACGACCAATAAGGGGGCAATGGCAAAAACCGGAACTGCCTGAGAGGCTACTAAAAATGGGGCGAATGCATTCTCTATCGAAGGATGCGCAAACATGACAATCGAAAGTGGAATGGCAACAGCCAGTGAAATAAGTATGCCCAACACCACTTCCAATGCCGTTGTGCCGGCATGGGGTAACAAAAGCCCGGCCTTAAATATGGCCACCCTGATGATTTGCGTCGGCATCGGGAGAATAAAGTCGGGAATCGCAAAGCCCCTGCAGACCAATTCCCAGGAGGTCAGAATCAGCAATGCCCCGGCAAAAGAATAAAGTTTAGGGTATTTCATTTCCCAGCTCTTCTTGTAAGCGCCTTAGCACATGTTCTTTGATTTCAATTAATTCCGGATCACTCATGCGGCGGGGTTTAGGTCTTCTCAAAGCAAATTGCTCTATAATTTTCATCGGCAATCGACTCATGACCAATACTTCATCGGCCAACATTAGGGCTTCTTCAATATTATGAGTGATCATTAAGATGCTTTTATTGAATTCACTTTGAAGTAAAAGGAGCAATGACTGCAAACTGGTCCGGGTGATCGCATCAAGAGCCGATAATGGTTCGTCTAAAAGAACCAGCTCATGCTCAAACATTAAGGTTCGGACAAGGGCACATCGTTGACGCATGCCGCCGGATGTTTTTGCAGGCAGATAATTTTCAAAACCATCTAAACCCAGCCGTCTGAAAAGCCCCTGTGCCTTTGTTTTGGCGGCAGCCATATCCTTGCCGGCAATCGTTGCCGGAAGCAGGGCATTATTAATCAAATTAAGCCAAGGAAGCAGTAGATCTTTTTGCTGCATATAGGCAGCGTTTTTCCCCAGGTTTTGATTTTTTTTTTCGAGCCAAAAGATTTCTCCTTTTTCTCGCGGCACAACACCGGTGAGCACATCAAACAACGTGCTTTTACCGCAACCGGACGGACCAATTAATATCGTAAAACTTTTGCGGGGGACAATCAGATTAAAATTTTCCAATACAGACAAGTCGCCGAAACGTTTGCACAAATCTAAAACTTTCAGCATGTAGAGGTTCCTCCGCGACTTCGTTTTGCCGGAGGATGAGGAAGGAATGCAGTGTTTTTCACATCAACTTCCCTACGCCGGCATGATCCGGATCAGGTTCCAGGGGTCGAGGCTGCCAGCCTCCTCTCAGCCGATCATTTCGGCTCCCCCATTGATTTTGGATAAATTGCTACCACTTAATAGATATTTTGTCAATTTTCTTCTATCAGGGGTTTTCTATATCAAGCTGTTCGAGGCGATTATTAAATTCAGCGCTGCGGATTTCAAGTTCACGCGTTAAATCATCCAGCTGTTCAAACAACTGATCAATGGTTTGTTGACAAGAATGAATGGCACGTGAAATTTCTGTGATCTGGGCGCCGTCTTTTGTTTGGGTGGCCAGTTGCATCGATTGATTCAGTTGGCTGAGTTCGGCTTCTTTTTCTTCAATCTCGTTCTCAACTGCAGTTGTCTGCTTCTGAAGTGGACTTATGATCCGGGAGCGTTCGGCAATAATGGCGGACCTCTGGCGCCGCAGCGCCTTTTTGGTCAGTTTTGCCGAACGGTTTACTTTTAAATCCGCAGGCTGCGGTTCGCTAATTACCTTGCGATCTTCCTGCCAACCGCCTTTTTCCAAAAACCGCTGATAGCCACCTTCAAAAACATCCAGGTGATCATTTTGAAAAACGATTAAGCGCTGCGCCAGGGCGTGCAGAAACATTTCGTTATGGGTGACCATAATGACGGTGCCGTCAAAATTGTCAATGGCCGCCAGCAGGGCATCACAGGACTCCATATCAAGATGGTTGGTGGGCTCATCGAGGAGCAGCAGGTTCGTCGGGGAGACCAGGAGCTTTCCGAGCATCACGCGGCTTTTTTCACCACCGGATAAGACGCTGATCTTTTTCAAGGCATCGTCTCCTGAAAACATCATCGCACCGCATATATTGCGGGCTCGCTGCCGATCACCATCCGGATTTGAAACGGTGATTTCATCCAATACCGTGCGGCTATCAACCAGCGTCTTGACATTACTCTGCTCGAAATATCCTTTTTGTACATCCGGATGATATTTGATTTGGCCCGAGTCCGGCGGCAATTGGTTCGCCAGCAGCCTCAACAGGGTCGATTTGCCTTTGCCGTTTGGACCCACGACGCAAATGCGCTCCCCGGCAGCAACGTTGATGTTAAAATCGCGAATCAACGGTTTTTGTTTTTCGTAGGAAAAATTGATATCGCGGGCATTAAACAGATACCGGGCTTCAAAAGGGCTGCTTTTGAAGGAAAAATCCAGTAGCTTTAATTTCTCAAGCTTTTCTGCTTTTCCCATTTTTTGCAGGGTCTTGATACGGGATTGAACCAAATTCGCCTGCCGGGCTTTCGCTCTAAATCGCGTGATGAATTGCTCGATTTCCTTACGACGTCGGGCATCTTTAAGGCGGGTCTTCTCATAAATCGTTTCATCCGCAGCTATTTGAGCATAGAATTTTGTTGTATTTCCCTCGATTTTGCGGACGTTTTGCCGGTGGATGCCCATGATATGCGTCACGACTTTGTCCATGAAGCTGCGGTCGTGGGTGATGAGCATAATTTCATGAGCCCATTGCTGCAGGAAGCGTTCGATCCAGCGAATAGAGGTAATGTCCAAAAAGTTAGTCGGTTCATCGAGCAGCAAAAGATCCGGTTCAGATATGAGTGCTTTGGCCAGATTAAGGCGTATCTGGTATCCCCCTGAAAACGCTTTGGGGTGTTTTTGAAAGTCGGATTGGCCGAATCCCAGGCCGGCTAATATTTTTTCTGCTTTCCAGTGATGCGTCTCTTCACTAACCGGAAGGACCGAAACGGCCTCTTCTATAATGGACGGTCGATCAAATTCAAGCCGCTGACTAACATATCCGATACGGTAATTTTTGGGCACAACGATCTTGCCCTCATCGGGGTTTTCTTTGCCCAAAATCATACGAAACAAGGTGGTTTTGCCGTGGCCGTTGCGACCGACGACACCGAGGCGTTCTCTGGGATTGAGAGTAAAGCTGATGCCTGTAAATAGACTCAGCTCGCCGTACGTTTTGGTTAGATTCTCTACTCGCATCATGGCTTAGAAACGTAGTTTTGGGTTTTCCGGTTGAGCCCGTTAAAAAAAGATTCGATTTAGTTTTAACCGGCATAATCCGCCGGAGGCGGACTCAACGGGCAAACGGGCCCAACCGTTTTTGTTAACCTTTTTGAAAAAAGGCGTCAATGGACAATCGTCAAATCAAGTAGCATCTTCGTTTCTTGCAACCTAATTCACATTTTGCTATGTTTTGTTGTATTCCAAATGCTTATGGCGTTTGCGGATAACAGATTGCAGCTAGGACAACTCAATGGAACTGCTCACGGCTCTCAAAAATCCGGTGGCCGCCCTTGGCCATTTCACCCTTGTTTTCATCAAAGATCTGGGTAGAATCTCCCTGTTTTTTGCTAAAGGTTTTGTGCTCATTTTTTCACTGCCATTGCAGATCAGCAAGATTTTGTACCAGGTTTATTTCATTGGCATGA
The sequence above is drawn from the Desulfobacterales bacterium genome and encodes:
- the gdhA gene encoding NADP-specific glutamate dehydrogenase encodes the protein MSDILDIVKNRDPQENEFHQAVSEVMESVKPVLDQNPIYRQAKIPQRLVEAERIIVFRVPWMDDQGETQVNRGFRVEMNSALGPYKGGLRFHPSVNLGILKFLAFEQVFKNALTTLPMGGGKGGSDFDPKGKSDNEVMRFCHAFMSELFRHIGPDTDVPAGDIGVGAREIGYLFGMYKKLRNEFTGVLTGKGLNWGGSLIRPEATGYGSVYFAAEMIATRNETLKDKTCLVSGSGNVAQYTTEKLIELGAKVVTLSDSSGYIYDESGIDAKKLEFVMMLKNVRRGRIKEYAEKYSEAVYAPVDQAADHNPLWNHKADCAFPSATQNEINAKDAQNMINNGVVLISEGANMPTEPDGVDIFLQEKLLYGPGKAANAGGVSVSGLEMTQNSMRLNWTREEVDDRLKMIMKSIHQTSLEAAEQYGTPGNYVNGANIAGFVKVVDAMLDQGLV
- a CDS encoding EamA family transporter, with the translated sequence MAITLALLSSLLISGTTIVMKKGIERTNPTSAMLVVTLVGTLTLLAISLPQVQFEHLNSKAFPLFILAGILSPALVRWLYFISIDRIGPSMSSSILSTGPAFTALIAALFLKEKLTVALSLGIILIISGIIIFERDIQTNGKSTIRHKKDLIFAVLAAFLVGLAIVIRKMGLNILDEPLFGVTVGFATSLAFYGMLCLMFKRMRAEISLNRNNTLYLCGAGVFLTAGWLSIFYALSHGEAIVVAPLASLHPMMVLAWSYLFFKDMEKITRKTVFGIFLVLIGVLLITLR
- a CDS encoding ECF transporter S component; the encoded protein is MKNVGIAFVALTVVVALITLFIRIPLPSRGYFNFGDVAVVFSGLVLGSLSQRKRFWWGAGAGGFGSALADVIGGFGLFAPITLVAKGLEGGLCALASGRQAFSRWFLIGLGGAAMVASYFIAEALMPNIGLQGAVSEIIPNLIQAGGGMAGGVLAFTAYKKIVKTD
- a CDS encoding ABC transporter substrate-binding protein gives rise to the protein MKKIIFHIILSGFFLLTMAPAVHAAQTFRLILDWFPNVDHLPIYVAHHQGYFSQEGLEIKIISPSETADALKLAATGNVDIAVSYQPQTIIAAARGLEIVAFGRLIEHPLTTVLFMKDSGIKVPKDLEGKKIGYTVPGLMDILLAAFAKLNDIEHYTAVNVGFSIVQSLTAKKVDAVMGPFKTYETVSMSHRGYTVGYFELEKWGIPDYDELIFVTSLKTMRKHHAALVAFKNSIDRAITYVRKNPASALKYYFEEVPEADRKTEFDAFKLTMPYYAHHQDLDPQRWQVFADFAVKYGLIEKTVDVKKILWSAD
- a CDS encoding ABC transporter permease yields the protein MKYPKLYSFAGALLILTSWELVCRGFAIPDFILPMPTQIIRVAIFKAGLLLPHAGTTALEVVLGILISLAVAIPLSIVMFAHPSIENAFAPFLVASQAVPVFAIAPLLVVWLGYGITSKVLMAAIIIFFPITVNLLEGFKSCDHEYRILFQLMGAGFWKTMRLLFWKWALPYFFAGLRVGVSVATIGAVIGEWVGAQQGLGYLMIQANARLRVDLVFAAILWLSAMGVTMWLFVGFLEKRIITWKQGT
- a CDS encoding ABC transporter ATP-binding protein → MLKVLDLCKRFGDLSVLENFNLIVPRKSFTILIGPSGCGKSTLFDVLTGVVPREKGEIFWLEKKNQNLGKNAAYMQQKDLLLPWLNLINNALLPATIAGKDMAAAKTKAQGLFRRLGLDGFENYLPAKTSGGMRQRCALVRTLMFEHELVLLDEPLSALDAITRTSLQSLLLLLQSEFNKSILMITHNIEEALMLADEVLVMSRLPMKIIEQFALRRPKPRRMSDPELIEIKEHVLRRLQEELGNEIP
- a CDS encoding ABC-F family ATP-binding cassette domain-containing protein, translating into MMRVENLTKTYGELSLFTGISFTLNPRERLGVVGRNGHGKTTLFRMILGKENPDEGKIVVPKNYRIGYVSQRLEFDRPSIIEEAVSVLPVSEETHHWKAEKILAGLGFGQSDFQKHPKAFSGGYQIRLNLAKALISEPDLLLLDEPTNFLDITSIRWIERFLQQWAHEIMLITHDRSFMDKVVTHIMGIHRQNVRKIEGNTTKFYAQIAADETIYEKTRLKDARRRKEIEQFITRFRAKARQANLVQSRIKTLQKMGKAEKLEKLKLLDFSFKSSPFEARYLFNARDINFSYEKQKPLIRDFNINVAAGERICVVGPNGKGKSTLLRLLANQLPPDSGQIKYHPDVQKGYFEQSNVKTLVDSRTVLDEITVSNPDGDRQRARNICGAMMFSGDDALKKISVLSGGEKSRVMLGKLLVSPTNLLLLDEPTNHLDMESCDALLAAIDNFDGTVIMVTHNEMFLHALAQRLIVFQNDHLDVFEGGYQRFLEKGGWQEDRKVISEPQPADLKVNRSAKLTKKALRRQRSAIIAERSRIISPLQKQTTAVENEIEEKEAELSQLNQSMQLATQTKDGAQITEISRAIHSCQQTIDQLFEQLDDLTRELEIRSAEFNNRLEQLDIENP